Below is a genomic region from Desulfomonilia bacterium.
CATTGCTGTAAAATTGCATGTCATCAACGAAACCGTGATAGAATATCTTTCGCCCGCCGTTCCAGTGCCATGCCAGATAGCAGCCGAAATCCTGTTGATTGAAAAGCGGTGTTTTCAGGTCGATCGCGTCCAGAAAATCTGCCGCCATGACCGGCTGACTGAATGTATCAGCACCCAGGCCGAAATGACGGGGACCCATGAACGTTGTGTAGCCGGAAAAAGCTATTTTCAGGGCGATGATGAGGCCAAGCGCAAGGGTTGCAGGAGTAAGCCACTGGGCCAAAGTGTGCAATGGCTTTTCAGGGTGAGCAAGCGACATGAACCCGGACCGTGCCGCAAGATAAGTGGAAAGAACCGAAAGACTGAAGGCTGATACGGGCATGAATCTGATGGCGGAAAGGCCCAGATATACCAGAAAGAGAAATGCCGCCGTTTCGAACCATGGCCGCGACTTGCGTACCCCTATGAGCAATGAGGCGGTGCAGATGACCAGCAGGAGAAAAATCTTCACCTCGGGCATGGAAGCAAACATCCTGCTCAAGGTCGGCATCCACTCGTTGTTGTATTGACGCGAGAATTCCCAGCCCGTACTCAGCACGGTACGCAGGGGGAAAAAGAACCCACCGGCGCCTTTGGGGTTGACAAAACATGCGGCCGCTGATGCAAGTGTTGCTATGGCAACGATGCGCACCTGCGGCCGGCGCCAGTCCTTTATATTGAAAAGAACCCACAGGGCGAGCAGCATAAGACCGATATGAAATCCCGGATGAAAGTTTGCCCACACGAGAAAGATAGCGGGCAGAACAAGGGGGAGCCTTGTTGGCCTGCGAATCTGCAGCAGCAGAATGGTCAGCACCAGAGGTGTAAAAAGCTCGGAAAACAGGCTGGCCCTTTCGATAAATCGGCAGGAGGCGGCATACCCGGCCAGAAGGATAAGGACTGGCACAACCGGCGACCTGAACTTCATGCGCCAGGCAACAACAGCGGGCAATGCTGCTGATGCCAGAATAACCAGGGTTTTGAAGATGATCAGGGCATTCCATTTGCCCAGAACGAAAAGACCGTACCACAGCAGGTGATTGCCCCACTCATGTAAAATATTCCAGTGGTATCCGGTGATGCTGAAAAGAAACGGGTCTGTAGCAGGGAAATGTCCCGTGGCTGCAAACAGCCGCCCCAGCGACAGGTACATATAAATATCCTCGCTTTGAACAGGGAAAAAGGCAAGAAAGAAGACTACCAGCAGGCTTGCACCGCAGGCCAGAGGGTAGAAAACATCAGACAGGGACCGGCCTGACCGGGCCGGTGAAGGCTCTGTCGGTATTGCACGCGAGTATATTTTTTTATTTTTCGGCATGCCGGATTACCGAAGTTTCTATTTTTCAGGTGGCATAATGGTAAGCACGTCGTAATACTGTTTTCTGATGTTTTCCTCCTTGAAAGGCAACGGGTGATTTTTGCCCTTCAGAAAATAGGGCACCATGTCCGAATAGTGGGGACTGGACGGGTTTCCGGACTCTCCAGGGACTGACACAAGACATGCAGGCTCGTCCAGTCCGAAATCGACGATAAATCGCATGGACGGTATGACAATCGAGTCGAAGCTCTTACCCATCAAGTATCCGCTGACGTTCACCGTGTCCCAGTCGCCACCGGCCGGAAAGGCCTTTGTGTTCATATAGCTTCCCAGCAGGCATTCGGTTATGCCGGATTTGGACGCCATGTTTTTGAAACAATATGTATGCATCTTTCCCCACTGCCATTTCGATCTGTCGGTTTCCATATTGCTCTCGCACAGGCTTATTGCGTCAGAAAGGGTCATCGCAATGACGTCTGCCCTGGTCTCTGTTTTATCTGTTTTCATATTGTCCCAGAACGGGGAATCCGTCCTGTATACTATCTGGTTGTAATTCCGGTTGAGAACGGGGAAATACGGGCCTGTTTCGTCAAAGATAAAGTTTTTGTCAAAAGAGAAGAGGAATGCCTCGTAGACTGCGGCGGATGCGGATTCAGGCGAAAGAACACCGTCGAATTTATCGGGGTTCAGAAAGGCCAGGGCCTCTTTTGCATTCCGGATTTTCTTTTCATCGCCCAGTGAATCGATGGCCCTCTCGAGTTCGCCTTTGAATCCGTCGGAATATAATACCCCCTGGAGTTTGCCGGCGAATATGGACTTTCTGTCGAATTGAAGATCCATAACGGACTTTAGGGTTGCCTTATCGGTTTTGCCCAGGACCTCCCTGATTCTGCTTACCCGTTCATCCGACACCCATGAATTGGAAATCCTGTAGGGATATGTTTCATCGACCGTCCTGTTGTTCGCGGTTGCTACGAAACCCTGTGCCGGATTTTCGATATGCGGCAGTTCGGCCATGGGGATAAAGCCGGTCCAGTCGTATTCTCCGTCCCATCCGGGTGACGGGAAGAAACCCATTCCTTTTTTCCTGATCGGATATGCGCCGGAAATCTGCCAGCCTATGTTATCCGCATCGCCGTATACCAGATTGAAGTATGTGCCCTTTATGGTCAGTATTTGGCTCCTCATCCCGGCGGCGTTACTTACATTGCCCATGTCGAGGAATGTTTTGAATGCGCCCACGAATCCTTCTTTGGCACCGCAGAATGCAATCCCGTATTTATCGAAGGCAGGCAGCTTCGTATCGAGGATTTTTGTCAGGTTTGAATTCAGTATGGGGCCGTGAATGGTGGAAAGCACCGTCTTTTTCACAGGCTTTCTTTGGCCTTTTATCTTGAACAGTTCCGTCCTGTCATTTACGAGCTTCCACTCGCCTTTATAGAGGTATCTGAAATTATTACGGTCCTTCATGATCTTCTCGATGAAGAGATCCTGGCTGTCGGCCATGACCATGGTTGCACCCCAGGCGACATTACCGTTGTAACCCAGAGCGATGAAAGGCATGCCCGGCAGCGTGACGCCTGCGGCCTCATATGTCGGGCATTTAAGGTGCATTATCATCCACGGGCCGGGGATCGAGAGGAAAAGATGAGGGTCATTGGCTATTATCGATTTGCCGCTGGCAGTCCTTGTTCCCATGATGGCCCAGTTGTTCGACGCAGCATTGACCATTCCAGATATGGATGCGGCATGGACGTCTTCTTTTGCTGCGCCGTCAGGATAGAGATCTCTGATGTCAATGGTTTTAAGTTTGCCGGCTTCCGCTGTCTGAACAGGTTCTCCGGGATATGTATCAAAAAGCCATGCCGCCTTGTCCCAGCCGATCTTGCCTGCAATTTCGAGAAAAGCCAGTTCTTCGGATGCATTGGATGAAAGTCTGAAGCAGAACAGACATAAAGCCAGGAGGGAGTCATCCGGCGTCCATTCTTTGGGTTTAAAGCCAGTAAGCCTGAATTCAGGAGGCAGATTCGGATGGGTCCTGATGTATGCGGTGACGCCCCTGGAGAAGCTTTCGAGCGACCTCAATGATCTTTCGTCGAGATCTTTTCTGCTCTCTTCGAGGATGCCCCTCATGTCGATTGTCCTCAGATATATGTCCATGTCGAGCATCGATTTGCCGGCCAGTTCCGAGAGCCTGCCCTGAGCGGCCATGCTCATCAGGTACATCTGCCAGAGCCTGTCGGTGGCCATTGCATAACCGGCGGCGAAAAACAGGTCGTCCTCGTTCTGCGCTTCAATGCAGGGTATGCCAAGATCGTCCCTCATTATCCTCACAGGAGAATGAATACCCTGAAGGCTTATTGTTCCCGAAGGCTTGGGTACAGAGTCCTTGAAATACCAGTTCAAAGACGAGCAGGCGTTAAAGGTCAGGATCATTGCAAGGAGCAAAACAGATTTGAAGGATGATTTCATCTAAGCCTCCCTTAATTAATTTGTTATATCCAGGCCGGTTTCTCCTCACCGGACAGGTTCCTGTCATGCATACAGTCGTGGTTGTGAGCTTAATGAGGATCAGGCCTGATCAGCAATATCGGACATAATATAGAACAATGGCTGTAGAGGCAAACCATAAAATAATGCCTTTTCGCCCGCTGTAGTTTTGTTGTGACTTTTTATGTTTCATCAGGTATCCGGCGGTTTGATTTTATTGCAAATGAAAATATATTCGGCCTGATTTATCAAAAAGAATCCGCGGCTTGTCCTTTTGACAGGCCTGTGTTAGGAATTTTTTGGATGAACTACTGGAGGTGTTCCCTTGAATTACACGTTTAAAGCTCACGATTATATCATCTTTATTTTAAGCTATGTCTTCTTCGCCCTTTTTGCAATTGATCTGTCAAACCCGGCATTGCTTCCTGTTGATCTGCCGGCATGGATATATCTCGTCATAGCGTTTATTTTAAATGCCTGGGTATTGCCTCTGCCCGGCATACACCCCAGGCTTCCGAAACCTGAAGAACTTCCTCCCGGACTGCCGCCTGCGGAAGAGATAAAGGCAATACCTGCGGAAAAGCCTGTCCCGGAAAAAGAGGCGGTATCTGCTCAGAAAAAGCTCGAAAAAGGTCTGGCAAAGACCCACAAGGGCTTCATAGACAGGATAGCATCCGTTTTCAGCAGGCATGACAGGATCGATGCCGCCGTCTTGAATGAACTGGAAGAAACGCTGGTCGGTACGGACATAGGTATAAAGACGGCCTATAAGATATTTGAAGACCTGAAAAAGGACATTGCTTCTGTTGACACTGCAGATGCGGCCATGGAAAAGGTGCGGGCGGAAATCAGCCGGATTCTTTCTCAAAGGGAAAGGCGCCTTGAAATCAAAGATGAATCAAAGCCGTTTGTCATAATGGTGAGCGGCGTCAACGGCTCGGGGAAAACCACGACCATTGCGAAGATCGCCTGGCTCCTTAAGAACCAGGGCAGGAGCGTAATCGTTGCAGCGGCGGACACATTCAGAGCGGCCGCAATAGAGCAGCTCGAACACTGGGCGAACAAGGCAGGCGCGGATTTCATAAAGTCACAGGAAGGGGCGGATCCGACGGCTGTTGCCTATGACGGACTGGAAGCAGCAATAAAGAGGGGGCACGACGTGCTCATAATCGATACCGCAGGCAGGCTCCATACGCGCGAGAATCTTATGGAAGAGCTGAAAAAGACTAAACGCGTTCTGGACAAAAAAATGCCGGGAGCACCGAATGAAGTGCTGCTTGTTCTCGATGCGACAATCGGGCAGAATGCCATTGAGCAGACGCGCCAGTTCAACAACGCACTCGGCGTGACCGGCATCGTGCTTACGAAGATGGACGGTTCATCAAAGGGCGGTGTCATTGTAGGCATTGCGGACGAGTTTGACATTCCCATACGTTTTGTGGGTGTCGGCGAGGCCATGGATGACCTTCAGGAGTTTGACGCCGGGCATTTCGTGGACGCTTTATTCAAAAATAATGTTGACTGAGGGGCCGATGATAAAAATTCCTGCCGGAAAACTTGCCGGGATATTTGATGCGATGCCCGATAAAAACATTCTCATTATCGGCGACATCATGCTGGATGAGTATATCTGGGGAACGGTCGAACGCATATCACCCGAGGCGCCCGTGCCTGTTGTTGATGTCAGGGAAGAGACCTTCAGACTGGGCGGGGCCGGCAACGTAGTCAGGAATTTGAGCAGCCTCAAGGCAGGCGTGCAGATATTTTCAGTCATCGGAGATGACAGGCAGGGCGACAACATATTAAGCCTGCTCAGTGATGAGGGTGTTAGTCCGGACGGCCTCATCAGGGATGTTTCCAGAAAGACAATAGTCAAGACACGTATTATCGCCCACACGCAGCAGGTCGTCAGGATAGACAAGGAAGACAGGGAACACATATCGGATGACAACAGAAAGGCCCTGTTGTCGGCGGTAAAGGAAAAGATGAACAAAGCCGATGCCGTTGTCCTTTCCGATTACGGAAAAGGGCTGCTCAGCGTGGGACTCATTGCAGATATAATCGCCGAGGCCGGCAGATACGGACTGCTCGTGAGTGTTGATCCCAAAGAAAGGAATTTCCCGCATTACAAGAATGCAGGGATCATTACACCCAACAAGAAGGAGCTTGCCTTCGGCGCAGGCATGACGATTTCTTCGGAAAGGGACATGGCGGAAGCCGCGGGCAGGATATTTGATATGCTCGGATGCGGAATGATCCTCGCAACTCGCGGGGCAGAGGGCATGAGCCTTTTTATGAGCAGGGACAATGTGACCCATATCCCTACTGCTGCAAAGACCGTGTTTGATGTAACAGGCGCCGGCGACACAGTAATATCGGTGTTTACGCTTGCAAGCGCAACAGGAGCGACACCGGTCGAGGCGGCCGCGATAGCCAATATTGCGGCGGGAATAGTTGTTGGAGAGATCGGTGCAGCGACGGTAGACTTTGAGATGTTGAAGCAAATCTGCATGGAGGAGCTTGGTGGGTAGCATACGGCTTCCCAGGGACGTGATGTTGTTTTCCAGCATTATCTACCGGCATTATCCGGATGATGTGATGGCTTTTCTTGAAAAGGAATTCGGAGACACGATTTATCAGAGTGATGAACTGCCGTTTGATTATACGAATTATTATGAAGCGGAAATGGGCCCGGGGCTGAAAAGGATGATAGTCGCTTTTAAGAGGCTTGTCCCGAGAGATTTCATGCCTGAAGCGAAAATCAGGTCGAATGAAATTGAAGACAAGTTTCTGACCGAAGGGAAAAGAGGTATAAATATTGATCCGGGAATCCTCTCTCTTGAGAATGTATGTCTGGCAACGACGAAACCCTACAGCCACCGTATATATCTTTCCCGCGGCATATGGGCTGAAGTGACATTGATTTACAAAGGGGATACGTATTCAAGCCTTGAATGGACATATCCTGATTATGCTTCGGATAAACTCAGGGCGGTCTTCAAAGAGATAAGAAATATTTATAAAGGGAGGCTCAGATGCCAGGCAGCATGACAGGCTACGGCCATGCGGAAGAGGGAGGCTATTCAGTAGAAATAAAAGGATTGAACAACAGGTATAAGGATATCCGGGTGAAACTGCCGCGAGACATGAACCCGATTGAAATGCAGGTTCGTTCGGCAGTTTCCGATGCGATACATAGAGGAAAGGCGGATGTGATAATAACCAGAAACATTGTCGAGGCTGAAAAGCAGGGGCTAAATATAAACTGGGATTATGCAAAAGCTGTTTTTGAAGATTTGAGGACAATGGCCGGACATTTCGGGGGAGAGCCCTCTTTCAGGGATGTAATTGCAGTTCCGGGCGTAACAGGTGAAGAAGAGAAAAGGGTGGAGGAACTGTGGGCATTGATCAGCCCTGTCCTTGAAAAGGCATTGAAAGGTTTCCTTGATTCAAGGATGGAAGAGGGGGAAAAGCTGGGGAGGGATATGGCCGAGAGGATACAGGTTCTTGAAGGCATACGCCTCTCGATTGAGAAGGCTTCGCAAGGGATGCCTGAAATATTTGCCGAGAGACTTCACTCGAATATCAATATCCTGCTGCAGGGCAAGCCCCAGGTTGATGAGATAAGGCTTGCACAGGAGATTGCAATAATGGCCGAACGGTGCGATATAACGGAAGAGGTGGTGAGGCTTAAGAGCCATTTCGATGTCTTCAGACAGACGCTTAAATCGGCAAATGCGGCAGGCAGGAGGCTCGAATTCATTCTCCAGGAGATAAACAGGGAATTCAATACCATAGGTTCGAAGTCTCAGGATACCTCCATCAGCATTTTTGTTATAGATGCAAAGACCGAGCTAGAGAAGATAAGGGAACAGCTGCAGAATATTGAATAAAATTTTTAAGGGGTGTTTCATGGCCAGAAACGAGAGCAAGCTTTTGAATATAGGTTTTAACAACGGTGTAGTTTCGAACAGGATCATTGCCATTGTGAATCCGGCTTCATCTCCGATGAAAAGGCTTCGCGAAGATGCAAAGGAAAGGGGACAGCTTATCGATGCGACACAGGGAAGAAAAACCCGTTCGATAATAATAACCGACAGTTCGCATGTCATCCTTAGCGCAATCCAGTCGGAGACCATTGCAAACAGACTCAACGAAGGAGCCCTCAGGGAAGAGGACAGGCTGGCGGTAAAGGAGCAGGATTGAGGATATTCATCTCCGGACCCTCGGGGGTCGGCAAAACAACAATAATCGGGGAGCTGCTTCAGCGCCATCCCGAAATAGTCCTGTCAATCTCATATACAACCCGCACTCCCAGGCCCTCTGAACTCAACGGCAGGGAATATTTCTTTGTTCAGAAACCTGAGTTTGAAAAAATGATTTCAGAATCGGGTTTTCTTGAATGGGCGCATGTACATAAGGACTACTACGGGACATCTGTCAAATGGGTTGATGAAATGGAAAAACAAGGGAGGAGCATACTCTTCGATATCGATGTGCAGGGCGTGAGACAGGCCAAAGCGGGAGGTTCCGAAGGCCTTTATATAATGATTATCCCGCCTGATATGGCCGAACTAGAAAAGCGTCTTGTAGGCAGGGGAACAGAGGACAGGAAAACGCTTGCAATAAGGCTTGATAATGCGAAAAAGGAGCTTTGCTGCTGGGAGATGTATGACTACATTGTTGTCAATGATTCCCTTCATAAAGCTCTTAAGGATATTGAAACGATTATCACGGCCTATTCAATGACGGCAAAACAGACCGCCGGGAGGATATCATGGCTGCAAAAGATAAAATAATCTTTGCTCTGGATGTTGCGGATACTGATGAGGCCGCTAAATGGGTATCAGTTCTCAAAGGCCGGGTGGGCTTCTTCAAAATCGGTCTGGAGCTTTTCACTGCAGCAGGCCCTGATGTGGTCGGTATGGTCAAGGAAGCGGGAATAAAGGTTTTTCTCGATCTTAAATTTCATGACATACCGAATACGGTAGCCGGTGCGGTCAGATCGGCGGTAAGGCTGGGTGTCGACATGATGACCCTTCACCTTTCAGGCGGCAGAGCTATGATTGCAGCAGGCGTTGAAGCAGCCCGTGAAGAGTCGGCCAATCTCGGTATAAAGAGGCCGAAAATTATCGGTGTCAGCGTGCTCACTTCGCTTGGCGACTCGGATATGAGAGAGCTCGGGTTCAGGGCGAATGCAGTGGAGCAGGTCACGACACTTCTCGAGGTCGCATTGAAATCAGGTGCTGACGGCATGGTATGCTCGGCAGCCGATCTTGACCGCATAAAGCCCCTTGCGCCGAAAGGTTTTACAATCATAACTCCGGGCATAAGACCCGCCGGGGCTGACAAAGGTGACCAGTCAAGGATTGCAACCCCGGCTTCTGCAATAAAGGCCGGTTCGAGCCTGCTCGTAATCGGAAGACCCATAAGCGCGGCGGCTGATCCGGTGAAGGCAGTCGAGATGATTGTATCTGAAATTGAGACTGCCGCCTGAAAAGAGTTGCGCCTGAATCATTAAGAGTGATGTACAGAAATTTATTTGCCGCATGTCTGTTGTTATCAATTGGATTCCACGTGATAATTGCAGGCCTTGTAATAGCGTATAAACCTGCAGGTAAGCGCCTGCCTTTTGTTTTTGTTCAGAATGTGAGCCTTGTGGAATCTCTCAGATCAGGAACTGATGCCATAAAGAAATCCGGAGAAGATAAAACTGTCTGGAAAATTCCGGGACCTGAAAAAGTTGATACGGCATCAGGGCCGGAAAATGTGCAGTCCGTAAGAGGTTCCTCTTACATGAAAGAAGCGCTTGATGCGCAGGCCCATGATGTTTCAGAAATATCTCGATCAGGGAACGTTTACACAAATCCGGCAAACGAAAAGGGAGGGGAAGCTCTGGAAGCCGGTACTGCAGGGCAGGGAACAAAAGGCGCAAACGGAGAAAATGAGTATGCCCTTGCAGGAGGCGCCCCGGGCGGCATTCAATACGACGTTACAAAGGCGCGTCTGCTTAAGGCTCCTGATATCCGGTATGACGAGATATCAAGGAGACGCGGTGAAGAAGGCAGCGTCAGCATAGACCTTGAAATTGACAAATCCGGCAATCCCAGGAACGTTAAGATCAAACGGTCTTCCGGTTATCCGAGACTGGACAGGGTTGCCATGAACGGAATAAGCTCCTCTAGATTTTCGCCTACGATGAAAAGCGGCAGGCCGGTTGATTCAGAGGTCGAATTCACAATAATATTCAGGCTTGATGACATACGTACCGGATTGAAGGTTGTCGAAGACGATAAGGTTAATATTCTGGAATAAGCTGGTTAATGAAATTAACTTTAATAATTCAGAAGACTTAAGCGGAAATCTATCGGAAATTTATTTTAAAGCATTTTTATGTACCGTCTTTTTCGTAAAAGGTCTCTTCATAGATATTCCATGCGGTAATGAAGAGCGAGGCGACAATCGGGCCTATTATGAAGCCGATTATGCCGAAAAGGCTCAAGCCGCCGAGTGTGCTGAAAAGTATCATCAGTTCGTGCATCTCGGTATCCCTTCCCACAAGCCAGGGTCTCATCAGATTATCTATGCTGCCGACGACAATGCTGCAAAAGAGCAGAAGGATTACGGCCTTTATAATGTGCCCTGTCAGTGCCAGGATGATTACTGCAGGAAACCATACGATGGCTGTTCCCACTACTGGAATAATCGAGGCGAAGGCCATTACGGTTCCCCAGAATAGAGCACTGTCAATACCCATGAAAGCGAATGCAATGCCCTGAAGTCCTCCCTGAACTATACCTATGACGAGCGTTCCTTTAATCGCCGCGCGGGATACCGATGTAAATCTGTCAAGGATTCTTTCCATGGAGCTTTCAGCAAGCGGTATGTAGGAGACTATTTTTTTCAGCATGACTGAACCTTCGCTCAAGAAAAAGAACATTGCATAGAGAAATAAAAAGAACTGGAAAACAAAACTGATTGTCTTGAGTGTAAAGGTTGATGCA
It encodes:
- a CDS encoding penicillin acylase family protein, with translation MKSSFKSVLLLAMILTFNACSSLNWYFKDSVPKPSGTISLQGIHSPVRIMRDDLGIPCIEAQNEDDLFFAAGYAMATDRLWQMYLMSMAAQGRLSELAGKSMLDMDIYLRTIDMRGILEESRKDLDERSLRSLESFSRGVTAYIRTHPNLPPEFRLTGFKPKEWTPDDSLLALCLFCFRLSSNASEELAFLEIAGKIGWDKAAWLFDTYPGEPVQTAEAGKLKTIDIRDLYPDGAAKEDVHAASISGMVNAASNNWAIMGTRTASGKSIIANDPHLFLSIPGPWMIMHLKCPTYEAAGVTLPGMPFIALGYNGNVAWGATMVMADSQDLFIEKIMKDRNNFRYLYKGEWKLVNDRTELFKIKGQRKPVKKTVLSTIHGPILNSNLTKILDTKLPAFDKYGIAFCGAKEGFVGAFKTFLDMGNVSNAAGMRSQILTIKGTYFNLVYGDADNIGWQISGAYPIRKKGMGFFPSPGWDGEYDWTGFIPMAELPHIENPAQGFVATANNRTVDETYPYRISNSWVSDERVSRIREVLGKTDKATLKSVMDLQFDRKSIFAGKLQGVLYSDGFKGELERAIDSLGDEKKIRNAKEALAFLNPDKFDGVLSPESASAAVYEAFLFSFDKNFIFDETGPYFPVLNRNYNQIVYRTDSPFWDNMKTDKTETRADVIAMTLSDAISLCESNMETDRSKWQWGKMHTYCFKNMASKSGITECLLGSYMNTKAFPAGGDWDTVNVSGYLMGKSFDSIVIPSMRFIVDFGLDEPACLVSVPGESGNPSSPHYSDMVPYFLKGKNHPLPFKEENIRKQYYDVLTIMPPEK
- a CDS encoding DUF370 domain-containing protein, with the protein product MARNESKLLNIGFNNGVVSNRIIAIVNPASSPMKRLREDAKERGQLIDATQGRKTRSIIITDSSHVILSAIQSETIANRLNEGALREEDRLAVKEQD
- the gmk gene encoding guanylate kinase; this encodes MRIFISGPSGVGKTTIIGELLQRHPEIVLSISYTTRTPRPSELNGREYFFVQKPEFEKMISESGFLEWAHVHKDYYGTSVKWVDEMEKQGRSILFDIDVQGVRQAKAGGSEGLYIMIIPPDMAELEKRLVGRGTEDRKTLAIRLDNAKKELCCWEMYDYIVVNDSLHKALKDIETIITAYSMTAKQTAGRISWLQKIK
- a CDS encoding energy transducer TonB, which produces MYRNLFAACLLLSIGFHVIIAGLVIAYKPAGKRLPFVFVQNVSLVESLRSGTDAIKKSGEDKTVWKIPGPEKVDTASGPENVQSVRGSSYMKEALDAQAHDVSEISRSGNVYTNPANEKGGEALEAGTAGQGTKGANGENEYALAGGAPGGIQYDVTKARLLKAPDIRYDEISRRRGEEGSVSIDLEIDKSGNPRNVKIKRSSGYPRLDRVAMNGISSSRFSPTMKSGRPVDSEVEFTIIFRLDDIRTGLKVVEDDKVNILE
- a CDS encoding DUF4416 family protein; the encoded protein is MGSIRLPRDVMLFSSIIYRHYPDDVMAFLEKEFGDTIYQSDELPFDYTNYYEAEMGPGLKRMIVAFKRLVPRDFMPEAKIRSNEIEDKFLTEGKRGINIDPGILSLENVCLATTKPYSHRIYLSRGIWAEVTLIYKGDTYSSLEWTYPDYASDKLRAVFKEIRNIYKGRLRCQAA
- a CDS encoding YicC/YloC family endoribonuclease, coding for MPGSMTGYGHAEEGGYSVEIKGLNNRYKDIRVKLPRDMNPIEMQVRSAVSDAIHRGKADVIITRNIVEAEKQGLNINWDYAKAVFEDLRTMAGHFGGEPSFRDVIAVPGVTGEEEKRVEELWALISPVLEKALKGFLDSRMEEGEKLGRDMAERIQVLEGIRLSIEKASQGMPEIFAERLHSNINILLQGKPQVDEIRLAQEIAIMAERCDITEEVVRLKSHFDVFRQTLKSANAAGRRLEFILQEINREFNTIGSKSQDTSISIFVIDAKTELEKIREQLQNIE
- the pyrF gene encoding orotidine-5'-phosphate decarboxylase, producing the protein MAAKDKIIFALDVADTDEAAKWVSVLKGRVGFFKIGLELFTAAGPDVVGMVKEAGIKVFLDLKFHDIPNTVAGAVRSAVRLGVDMMTLHLSGGRAMIAAGVEAAREESANLGIKRPKIIGVSVLTSLGDSDMRELGFRANAVEQVTTLLEVALKSGADGMVCSAADLDRIKPLAPKGFTIITPGIRPAGADKGDQSRIATPASAIKAGSSLLVIGRPISAAADPVKAVEMIVSEIETAA
- a CDS encoding AI-2E family transporter, which produces MERFTLNKILVLLFIIAVTALFFYMIRDFLMAIFLAAIFSSLSQPLYGFICRCVRGRKNLASFITIATIFLIFFIPIGVLLGMVANEAVKISANVKPWIDQWMNQPNAFERITQYYPQFNLLENYHTVILEKAGEFVSKISNILVSGASTFTLKTISFVFQFFLFLYAMFFFLSEGSVMLKKIVSYIPLAESSMERILDRFTSVSRAAIKGTLVIGIVQGGLQGIAFAFMGIDSALFWGTVMAFASIIPVVGTAIVWFPAVIILALTGHIIKAVILLLFCSIVVGSIDNLMRPWLVGRDTEMHELMILFSTLGGLSLFGIIGFIIGPIVASLFITAWNIYEETFYEKDGT
- the ftsY gene encoding signal recognition particle-docking protein FtsY codes for the protein MNYTFKAHDYIIFILSYVFFALFAIDLSNPALLPVDLPAWIYLVIAFILNAWVLPLPGIHPRLPKPEELPPGLPPAEEIKAIPAEKPVPEKEAVSAQKKLEKGLAKTHKGFIDRIASVFSRHDRIDAAVLNELEETLVGTDIGIKTAYKIFEDLKKDIASVDTADAAMEKVRAEISRILSQRERRLEIKDESKPFVIMVSGVNGSGKTTTIAKIAWLLKNQGRSVIVAAADTFRAAAIEQLEHWANKAGADFIKSQEGADPTAVAYDGLEAAIKRGHDVLIIDTAGRLHTRENLMEELKKTKRVLDKKMPGAPNEVLLVLDATIGQNAIEQTRQFNNALGVTGIVLTKMDGSSKGGVIVGIADEFDIPIRFVGVGEAMDDLQEFDAGHFVDALFKNNVD
- the rfaE1 gene encoding D-glycero-beta-D-manno-heptose-7-phosphate kinase, which encodes MIKIPAGKLAGIFDAMPDKNILIIGDIMLDEYIWGTVERISPEAPVPVVDVREETFRLGGAGNVVRNLSSLKAGVQIFSVIGDDRQGDNILSLLSDEGVSPDGLIRDVSRKTIVKTRIIAHTQQVVRIDKEDREHISDDNRKALLSAVKEKMNKADAVVLSDYGKGLLSVGLIADIIAEAGRYGLLVSVDPKERNFPHYKNAGIITPNKKELAFGAGMTISSERDMAEAAGRIFDMLGCGMILATRGAEGMSLFMSRDNVTHIPTAAKTVFDVTGAGDTVISVFTLASATGATPVEAAAIANIAAGIVVGEIGAATVDFEMLKQICMEELGG